The genomic interval GATGTCCAGCGCCCCGGCCATCGAGAACCCCGCGTTGAGGAGCCGTGCGAGCGTCCGGCCGACCCGCGTCGCCGGTTCGTTGCCGACCTCGGCCAGGGTGACGACGCCCGCGATGGCTCCCTTCTCGACGAGTTCCATCCCCTGTTCGAAGGAGCGACAGGCGTTGAGGACGAACGCGCGTGCTCCGACGTAGTCGAGCGTCGTCGCGTCGAGACGGCCGTCGGCACACTGCATGCCATCGTCGTCGACGTGGCCGACGTAGTGGACGAAGTCGTAGTCGTCGGCGAGCACCCGCGCCAGTTCCGAACCGGTCAGGTCCTCGAACATGTCGATGTCGAACGCGACGAGTTCTCGCAGGCCGTAGAGGTCGCGCACGTCGGTCTCGGCGCGCATCTCCGGGGAGTTCGAGACGACGGCCACCTCGATGGCACCGCTCGGCTGGGCTTCGAGCCGACGCTTGCACGCCGCGACCGTCGGCTTCGACGCACCCATCGGGACGCCGTCGCCGACCCACGCGTGCTCGATGGTGTCGGTGGGTTCGGGCTGGACGACGGTGACGTCGTCGTCGAACGGGGTGCCCTCGGGACGACGGACGCTGCCGCGTGCGACCCCGCCGTCGGCGCGGTAGAAGTCGCTGATGGCCTCCGACGGCCCCGTCGAGTCGGTGGCGAGCGTCGGTTGCGGGCAGCGGACGCGCGCGAGGTCGGCCGTCGCGAACGGGAGGTGGACGAGGTTCTCTGTGGTCGGCGTGAGGTCGACGGTCGACTTCCAGGTCGGAATCGCCGGTTCGACGACCTCCTGTGGCGTGTCGAGGTACGCCTGCAACTGCTCGGTGAACGGAGCGTCGTACAGCGACGCCACGTCGAACGGTAGGTCACCCTCGACGAGCCGTCGGGCGTGGAGGTCGACGGGGTACAGCCCCTCCGTCCTGACGATACAGTCGAGGGTGAACAGTCGTTCGAGCGTCCGGTGGACGGTCCGTTCGAACCCGCCGTCGCCGTCGAGCGGGTACGACCGACCGCCGACGCGCAGTCGCGGCTCGGCACCGATGGCCACCACGGCGTCGGTGTAGTACGCCAGCGGCGCGACCGGGAACAGCGAGGCCACGTCCGGCGGCACCTCGATCCGGACGGGGCCGTCTCGGCGTTCGGCCTCCGGTGGCGCGTCGAACGTCTCGCCGAGTTCCAGCAGTGGCGGGTGGCCCCGGAGGGTCGGCCACGACCGTTCCGGCGAGGTCGTCTTGAGCGCCGACCCGAGACAGGAGAGCGCGCGGGCGACGTCGTCCGGCCGAGCGGTCGTCGTCACCGTCGTCGCGGGGTACTCGTGCATCGAGCGGATACCGAGCCGGACGTGGTCGGTCCCCTCTACGAGGAGTCGACGCCCCACCTCGTCGGTCGTCGAGCGGAGCGCACCGTCGACGGCGAGGTACGTCTTGACGGCGAGGGCGGTCACCTCGACCACGTACTCGCCGTCCGGGAGGTCGACGTCCGTCCGGTTGACACCCTCGGCGACGACCTGTCCCTCGACGTCGCGGACGATGACGTTGACGTGTTGTGGGATGCGGAGGGCGGTAGTGTCGAGGCGGACCGCCACGTCGACGGGGAACACGAACCCCTCGGGCGTACTCGGTTCGGGACTGACCGGCGTCGGCGTCTCCAGCCGCGTGGTGACGCCCTGGATGTCGTCGGCGACCTCCACGCCCACGGGGTCGTCGATGGCGGTGACGGTCAGATAGCGAGCGCTCACACTGGCTCTTCGACTCCCCACCTATAACAGCATCCACTCGGTCGATTCGTCCGAGTCGATGAACGACCACCGCTGCTCCGGCGGGAGGCCGTCGCGCTGCCGGAGGTCGATGCGGGCGTCGAACGCGGACTGGAGCGTCCTCACCGTGGGTGCGGCGGTCGGACCGGCGACGTGACAGTGGTACATCCCCCGGTGCTCGCGCACGGCGGCTCCGAGCGACCGAACGACCCGACCACATCGCTCCGGACCGTAGCGGTCGGTCAGCGTTCCGAGACCGACGAGGCCGACCCGGAGTTCGGCGGGTGCGAACGCCCCCGGCGCGTCGCCCTCGGCGTCGATGGCGGCGAGCGTCGCGGCGTGGAAGTCGGCGAGCGGGTCGACCGACGCGTTCAACGGGGCCGGTTCGGCGCTGGCCGTGGCTCCCGACCGGAGGGGGTCCGCGTGCTCGACGACGGTGACCCGGTCGTCCGTCGGCGTGACCGGGTGAGGGAGGTACTGCGACGGCGAGGAGTCGTCGGCCAGCGCGAGGACGCGAGCGCGCTCCTCGGACGGCGACCCGAGCAGTCGGCGCGTCTGCTGTGCCCGGACTGCGCGTCCCACCTCTCCCGTGACGAGGAGGCTGGCTCCCTCGCGTTTGAGCCGCTGGAGGGTCGCGGCGACCGCAGGCGACCCTCCGTCTCCTGCTCGCGGCGTTTCGTCCACAGTGGTAACCCAACGACAATTATTAAATAGCTAACGTCTGATACGCTGCGGGCCAGCCACACTCGCGGCCTCCCTCTCCTCTCTGGCTCTTGGATTTATGGTCGGGCCGTGAGTGTCTGGAAACGATACATGGAGCCGTCACTGCCAGTGAGAGGCACCGTACGTCGAACCGAGCGGCCGTTCCGGACCACTCGTCGGTCGGAGGCGGACAGATGAGTACGCTACTCGCGTTACAACAGGACGGGAGCGAGTCGGATGGGTTCACCGTCCCGGAGACGCCCGCCGAGGCGCTCGACGCGTTCAGCGGCGTCATCACGGCCGCGGGGAAGTTCCTCGTCGCCTTCGTCGTCGTCTACCTCCTGGGCCGGTTCGTCCTCGTCCCGCTGACGAAACGTGCGATGAAGGCCCGCGGGTT from Halomarina salina carries:
- a CDS encoding DUF7504 family protein, encoding MDETPRAGDGGSPAVAATLQRLKREGASLLVTGEVGRAVRAQQTRRLLGSPSEERARVLALADDSSPSQYLPHPVTPTDDRVTVVEHADPLRSGATASAEPAPLNASVDPLADFHAATLAAIDAEGDAPGAFAPAELRVGLVGLGTLTDRYGPERCGRVVRSLGAAVREHRGMYHCHVAGPTAAPTVRTLQSAFDARIDLRQRDGLPPEQRWSFIDSDESTEWMLL
- a CDS encoding caspase family protein gives rise to the protein MSARYLTVTAIDDPVGVEVADDIQGVTTRLETPTPVSPEPSTPEGFVFPVDVAVRLDTTALRIPQHVNVIVRDVEGQVVAEGVNRTDVDLPDGEYVVEVTALAVKTYLAVDGALRSTTDEVGRRLLVEGTDHVRLGIRSMHEYPATTVTTTARPDDVARALSCLGSALKTTSPERSWPTLRGHPPLLELGETFDAPPEAERRDGPVRIEVPPDVASLFPVAPLAYYTDAVVAIGAEPRLRVGGRSYPLDGDGGFERTVHRTLERLFTLDCIVRTEGLYPVDLHARRLVEGDLPFDVASLYDAPFTEQLQAYLDTPQEVVEPAIPTWKSTVDLTPTTENLVHLPFATADLARVRCPQPTLATDSTGPSEAISDFYRADGGVARGSVRRPEGTPFDDDVTVVQPEPTDTIEHAWVGDGVPMGASKPTVAACKRRLEAQPSGAIEVAVVSNSPEMRAETDVRDLYGLRELVAFDIDMFEDLTGSELARVLADDYDFVHYVGHVDDDGMQCADGRLDATTLDYVGARAFVLNACRSFEQGMELVEKGAIAGVVTLAEVGNEPATRVGRTLARLLNAGFSMAGALDIISSDTITGRQYTVLGDAQLQIADSRSGTPVRNEIARRSDGRYDLSIYGYPTATFGMGTLITPNIGDDTTRYLNSGRFVQSVVDREELLQYLKSERTPTNFDGELGWSDELRLD